The following proteins are encoded in a genomic region of Aquifex aeolicus VF5:
- a CDS encoding MFS transporter: MRSRVPRKEIKSLAFALYDTGETILGALVVSTFFPLFITKHIDVKIYSLSYGISLLASFALAIFLGKLADENALRKKFFTLFSLLTSLFLSSIALLYGTPYLALLSFLLMLISHQQAMVFYNSLLLNFENKGFASGLGVSFGYVGSAIALIFLADKLKEPEVYAVVGLIFLILAVPSIITLENPEISAKISLKEIFGDRTFLLFLLSLLTLTEVANTLIAMMGVYLREVYSLESVEIYRIIGFSALGGVLGGIFWGVLTDKLNVNRVFPLGFFLWSFFFILLFFAKKDYLIFVGLLAGFSLAHLWSTSRVYILENFPKESVSVRMSFLSLTERVASSFGLFLWSFFLFITQDNFRLSALLMGTLPLIGFFIYLKTKLD, from the coding sequence TTGCGAAGTAGAGTTCCTCGGAAGGAAATAAAGTCCTTAGCCTTTGCCCTTTACGACACCGGGGAGACCATCCTCGGTGCCCTCGTTGTTTCTACCTTCTTTCCCTTATTTATCACAAAACACATAGACGTTAAAATCTACAGCCTGAGCTATGGAATTTCCTTACTCGCTTCCTTTGCACTTGCCATATTTTTGGGCAAGCTTGCCGACGAAAATGCACTCAGGAAAAAGTTCTTTACCCTGTTTTCCCTTCTGACTTCCCTATTTTTGAGCTCCATAGCCCTTTTATACGGAACGCCCTATCTCGCACTCCTTTCCTTCCTACTTATGCTCATCTCGCACCAGCAGGCGATGGTCTTTTACAACTCCCTTCTTCTGAACTTTGAAAACAAAGGCTTTGCTTCGGGACTCGGAGTATCCTTCGGATACGTAGGCTCTGCGATAGCCCTTATATTTCTAGCAGACAAACTAAAAGAGCCAGAAGTTTACGCAGTGGTAGGATTGATATTCCTGATTTTGGCTGTGCCTTCGATAATTACCTTGGAAAATCCTGAAATCTCTGCAAAGATTTCCCTGAAAGAAATTTTCGGAGACAGAACCTTTCTCCTCTTTTTACTCTCTCTTTTAACTTTAACGGAGGTTGCAAACACCTTAATCGCTATGATGGGGGTTTATCTCAGGGAAGTTTACTCTTTGGAGAGTGTAGAAATTTACAGAATTATCGGGTTTTCAGCTCTGGGAGGGGTTTTAGGGGGCATCTTCTGGGGCGTTTTGACAGATAAACTAAATGTAAACAGGGTATTCCCTTTAGGTTTTTTCCTCTGGTCTTTCTTCTTTATACTTCTGTTTTTTGCAAAGAAAGATTACCTGATTTTCGTTGGGCTTTTGGCGGGTTTTTCACTAGCACACCTCTGGAGCACTTCACGGGTTTACATCCTTGAGAACTTTCCAAAAGAGAGCGTTTCTGTGAGGATGTCCTTCCTCTCTTTAACTGAACGTGTAGCTTCAAGCTTCGGGCTCTTTTTGTGGAGTTTTTTCCTGTTTATTACGCAGGACAACTTCAGACTCTCAGCTCTTCTTATGGGAACTTTGCCTTTAATTGGTTTTTTCATTTACTTAAAAACGAAGTTAGATTAA
- a CDS encoding ATP synthase F0 subunit B — protein MDIGVMPNATILVQLFIFVIFLMIITNIYVKPYTAVIESREELIKKNLSEAQKLREETQTYLTQAKEVLEDAKKRADQIIENARREAEAQARSIIEQTEKQTEEEIKKAVEEIRTSLEEEKKKLEKSVKEIAQEIVKKILREAA, from the coding sequence ATGGACATAGGAGTAATGCCTAATGCAACAATCCTCGTTCAATTGTTCATCTTCGTAATATTCCTAATGATAATCACTAACATCTACGTAAAGCCCTACACCGCGGTGATAGAATCCAGAGAAGAACTCATTAAGAAGAACCTCTCTGAAGCACAAAAGTTAAGGGAAGAAACTCAAACCTACCTCACTCAGGCCAAAGAAGTTCTCGAAGATGCGAAGAAGAGGGCGGATCAAATAATTGAAAACGCAAGAAGGGAGGCGGAAGCTCAGGCGAGAAGCATAATCGAGCAGACGGAAAAACAAACCGAAGAAGAGATTAAGAAAGCAGTGGAGGAAATCAGAACCTCCTTAGAAGAAGAGAAGAAGAAGCTCGAAAAGTCCGTAAAGGAAATAGCTCAGGAAATTGTAAAGAAAATTTTGAGAGAGGCGGCGTGA
- the atpH gene encoding ATP synthase F1 subunit delta yields the protein MLKRKELARKAVRLIVKKVPKEKESILKVDEFLGTLSTAYRKDKLLRNFFLSPQIDRNAKVKALESLAKKYDVPKEVLEVLEYLIDINAMALIPEIKRLYELELEKLMGMLKGELILAKKPSKKLLEKITKTINDILNRQIEIEVKEDPSLIGGFVFKTQAFVLDTSVKTQLEKLARVGGV from the coding sequence ATGCTTAAGAGGAAAGAACTCGCAAGGAAGGCTGTAAGGCTCATAGTAAAGAAGGTTCCAAAGGAAAAGGAAAGCATCTTAAAGGTTGACGAGTTCTTAGGAACCCTTTCCACAGCTTACAGGAAGGACAAACTCCTGAGAAACTTCTTCCTGTCGCCCCAAATAGACAGAAACGCAAAGGTAAAAGCCCTCGAGTCACTTGCGAAGAAGTACGACGTTCCGAAGGAAGTTCTCGAAGTTCTCGAGTACCTCATAGATATAAACGCCATGGCTCTTATTCCGGAGATAAAGAGACTATACGAATTAGAACTCGAAAAGCTCATGGGAATGCTTAAAGGGGAACTCATACTTGCAAAGAAACCCAGTAAAAAACTCCTAGAAAAGATTACAAAGACCATAAACGATATCCTAAACAGACAGATAGAAATTGAAGTAAAGGAGGACCCTTCCCTTATAGGTGGTTTTGTCTTCAAGACGCAGGCTTTCGTTCTGGACACTTCTGTTAAAACCCAGCTTGAAAAACTCGCAAGAGTTGGAGGTGTTTAA
- the mutL gene encoding DNA mismatch repair endonuclease MutL codes for MFVKLLPPEVRKVIAAGEVIESPVDVVKELVENSLDAKATKVEVEIVKGGKRLIRVKDNGTGIHPEDVEKVVLQGATSKIETEKDLMNISTYGFRGEALYSISSVSKFKLRSRFFQEKEGKEIEVEAGNILGTRRVGMPVGTEVEVRDLFFNLPVRRKFLKKEDTERRKVLELIKEYALTNPEVEFTLFSEGRETLKLKKSSLKERVEEVFQTKTEELYAEREGITLRAFVSRNQRQGKYYVFINKRPIQNKNLKEFLRKVFGYKTLVVLYAELPPFMVDFNVHPKKKEVNILKERKFLELVRELAGKEKPIVDIPLSQPVKTYKPTYEILGQMDETFILVKDSEYLYFVDQHLLEERINYEKLKDENLACRISVKAGQKLSEEKIRELIKTWRNLENPHVCPHGRPIYYKIPLREIYEKVGRNY; via the coding sequence ATGTTTGTAAAGTTACTTCCTCCTGAAGTAAGAAAGGTAATAGCGGCCGGAGAAGTTATAGAATCTCCTGTTGACGTCGTAAAGGAACTCGTTGAGAATTCTCTGGACGCAAAGGCGACAAAAGTAGAGGTAGAAATCGTAAAAGGCGGGAAGAGGCTAATAAGGGTCAAAGACAACGGTACAGGAATACACCCCGAAGATGTTGAAAAGGTGGTCCTGCAGGGAGCGACGAGTAAGATAGAGACCGAAAAGGATTTGATGAACATAAGCACTTACGGATTTCGCGGTGAGGCCCTTTACTCCATATCAAGCGTAAGCAAGTTTAAACTCCGTTCCCGTTTTTTCCAAGAAAAGGAAGGAAAGGAAATAGAAGTAGAAGCGGGAAACATACTCGGGACGAGAAGAGTGGGAATGCCCGTGGGAACGGAAGTTGAGGTGAGGGATCTCTTTTTCAATCTCCCCGTCAGGAGAAAGTTCTTAAAAAAGGAGGATACCGAAAGGAGAAAGGTACTGGAACTTATCAAGGAGTACGCCCTCACAAATCCAGAAGTTGAGTTCACACTCTTTTCCGAAGGCAGGGAAACCCTGAAACTGAAAAAGTCAAGTTTAAAGGAAAGAGTTGAGGAAGTTTTCCAGACAAAAACAGAGGAACTTTACGCAGAGAGAGAAGGAATAACGCTCAGGGCTTTTGTTTCAAGAAACCAAAGACAGGGAAAGTATTATGTCTTTATAAACAAAAGACCTATTCAGAATAAGAACTTAAAGGAGTTCCTGAGGAAGGTTTTCGGTTACAAAACTCTAGTAGTTCTTTACGCAGAGCTCCCTCCCTTTATGGTTGACTTCAACGTCCACCCCAAGAAAAAGGAAGTGAACATACTGAAGGAGAGAAAGTTCCTTGAACTTGTAAGAGAACTCGCGGGAAAAGAGAAACCTATCGTAGATATTCCCCTCTCTCAACCTGTGAAAACTTACAAGCCCACATACGAGATACTCGGGCAGATGGACGAGACCTTTATCCTCGTGAAGGATTCCGAATACCTGTACTTCGTGGACCAGCACCTCCTTGAAGAGAGGATAAACTACGAAAAACTGAAGGACGAAAACTTAGCCTGCAGGATTTCCGTAAAGGCGGGACAAAAGCTCTCGGAAGAGAAAATCAGAGAACTCATTAAAACCTGGAGAAACTTGGAAAATCCCCACGTTTGCCCCCACGGAAGACCCATATACTACAAAATACCCCTGAGGGAAATATACGAAAAAGTAGGCAGGAATTACTGA
- a CDS encoding lytic transglycosylase domain-containing protein, giving the protein MRIQNFFSPNIPLKTTRKEHIRGDFYSELKSFKPVIERNTISLQNPYSSPIKSQINKEYIKELARKKAQKYGVPLNIVLAIIEKESSFNPKAYNKNKDGTEDVGLMQINFQHNKRLMREYGVNSPEELYDPELNLELGVRILYENYKRYGSWELAVKAYNGIRADNWDYVKNVMERAKKYVNL; this is encoded by the coding sequence ATGAGGATACAAAACTTTTTCTCTCCCAACATTCCCCTGAAAACCACGAGGAAAGAGCACATAAGGGGGGATTTTTACTCGGAACTTAAAAGCTTTAAGCCCGTAATTGAAAGAAATACAATATCCTTGCAAAATCCCTACTCCTCTCCAATAAAATCTCAGATAAACAAGGAGTATATAAAGGAACTTGCGAGAAAGAAGGCGCAGAAATACGGCGTCCCCCTAAATATAGTCCTCGCAATTATAGAAAAGGAAAGCTCTTTTAACCCTAAGGCTTACAACAAAAACAAGGACGGGACAGAAGACGTAGGCCTAATGCAGATAAACTTCCAGCACAACAAAAGACTCATGAGGGAGTACGGCGTAAACTCACCCGAGGAGCTTTACGACCCGGAACTGAACCTTGAACTCGGTGTGAGAATACTTTACGAAAACTACAAAAGGTACGGTTCGTGGGAGCTTGCCGTAAAGGCTTACAACGGGATAAGGGCGGATAACTGGGATTACGTAAAAAATGTTATGGAAAGGGCTAAAAAGTACGTAAACTTATAG
- a CDS encoding ATP synthase F0 subunit B — translation MVRLISFLTLASTFAYAGEGHLGHSPGALIWKGLNILAFLGIVYYFGKKPISEAFNKFYNSIVESLVNAEREFMMAREELSKAKEELENAKKKAQEYEKLAIETAETEKKKILQHAQEVSERIKEKAKETIEIELNKAKKELALYGIQKAEEIAKDLLQKEFKKSKVQEKYIEAQLKLLEERKNA, via the coding sequence ATGGTGAGGTTGATAAGTTTCTTAACTCTGGCTTCTACTTTTGCTTACGCGGGTGAAGGACATTTGGGACACTCCCCCGGAGCGCTGATCTGGAAAGGGCTCAACATACTCGCGTTCCTCGGAATAGTTTACTACTTTGGAAAAAAACCCATAAGCGAAGCCTTTAACAAGTTCTACAACTCAATAGTGGAGAGCCTCGTAAACGCAGAAAGAGAGTTCATGATGGCAAGGGAGGAACTTTCAAAAGCTAAAGAGGAACTCGAAAATGCGAAGAAAAAGGCACAGGAATACGAGAAACTCGCAATAGAAACCGCGGAAACGGAAAAGAAAAAGATACTCCAGCACGCCCAGGAAGTTTCCGAAAGGATAAAGGAAAAGGCTAAGGAGACGATAGAGATTGAACTGAATAAAGCTAAGAAAGAACTCGCCCTTTACGGAATACAGAAGGCTGAAGAAATAGCAAAGGATCTTCTCCAAAAAGAATTCAAGAAGTCCAAAGTTCAGGAAAAGTACATAGAGGCTCAGTTAAAGCTCCTGGAGGAGAGGAAGAATGCTTAA
- a CDS encoding DUF501 domain-containing protein, whose product MKIEVVENPIVVFENGIYRPEPTRFWILEPELKKAVSKLESEGYIKKLSEEITKDEELFNFFVSLHEKEVKKREEILKRDFPEIYHGQGKWDMVCKKVLLDKNIGIGGIRNFRTKPFKVRCLHLWTAYHLGDEEFKNPIGEFVLSKI is encoded by the coding sequence ATGAAGATTGAAGTAGTAGAAAATCCGATAGTTGTATTTGAGAACGGCATTTACAGACCAGAGCCCACAAGGTTCTGGATATTGGAGCCAGAGTTAAAGAAAGCGGTTTCTAAGCTTGAGTCAGAAGGCTATATAAAAAAACTATCTGAAGAAATCACTAAGGACGAGGAACTCTTTAACTTCTTCGTCTCCCTTCACGAGAAGGAGGTAAAGAAACGGGAAGAAATCCTGAAGCGTGACTTTCCCGAAATTTACCATGGTCAAGGAAAGTGGGACATGGTGTGCAAAAAGGTATTGCTCGACAAAAACATAGGCATAGGGGGAATTAGAAACTTCAGAACGAAGCCCTTTAAAGTTAGGTGTCTGCACCTCTGGACCGCATACCACCTCGGAGACGAAGAGTTTAAAAATCCTATTGGAGAGTTCGTCCTCAGCAAAATCTAA
- the pyrF gene encoding orotidine-5'-phosphate decarboxylase: MARICVALDVPWERAIKIVKDLYDFFETYPLILKIGHKIYLEKGGDAVKELKEDFPYEVFLDLKLHDIPSVVGLAVEKISELGTDYTTVHLLGGPEMVKEAVKNKGSMKILGVTILTSHDENYIKFLKSNFEDIKNFTLYLARVGIENGVDGVVCSGEEVEFLKKNIEKDFIAVVPGIRIKKEKRHDQKRVLTPAEAKKRGADVIVIGREITESKNPVYVVERALKMMGEI; encoded by the coding sequence ATGGCAAGAATTTGTGTTGCTCTGGACGTCCCCTGGGAAAGGGCTATAAAGATAGTAAAAGACCTTTACGACTTCTTTGAAACATATCCCCTTATCTTAAAAATCGGACACAAGATTTACCTTGAAAAGGGCGGAGACGCTGTAAAGGAACTCAAGGAGGACTTTCCTTACGAGGTGTTCCTCGATTTAAAACTCCATGACATCCCTTCGGTTGTAGGACTTGCCGTTGAAAAGATCAGTGAACTGGGAACGGATTACACCACGGTTCATCTGCTCGGCGGTCCGGAAATGGTAAAGGAAGCGGTAAAGAACAAGGGAAGCATGAAAATCCTCGGTGTTACTATACTCACCTCGCACGACGAGAACTACATAAAGTTTTTAAAAAGCAACTTTGAAGATATAAAGAACTTCACCCTTTACCTCGCAAGAGTTGGTATAGAAAACGGCGTTGACGGAGTTGTTTGCTCAGGTGAAGAAGTTGAGTTCTTAAAGAAGAACATAGAAAAGGACTTCATAGCGGTAGTTCCGGGAATAAGGATTAAAAAGGAAAAGAGGCACGACCAGAAGAGGGTTCTCACACCCGCGGAGGCAAAGAAAAGGGGAGCAGACGTTATAGTAATCGGAAGGGAAATTACAGAGAGCAAGAATCCCGTCTACGTGGTAGAAAGGGCTCTAAAGATGATGGGAGAGATATGA
- a CDS encoding PilZ domain-containing protein codes for MGTKLTSLFKEGEKYQINTKYKELPIKTNLKLLWIDENMKLLGFSIGACVFKGAFTPGTEVYIKINGKYAYGKVFSCSNELVIEFKEIRKEPEFIRRRTVRVEPDPANPVVVELKVDSYSIKTKAKDISETGVGVILEKDKPESAEVIDIIQKNPNSWFDLYVHLPKHGTAHAKGRVRNLSIEEEGIYIRIGFEAEYSKEDREKVRRYVFERQQEIIKSLKML; via the coding sequence ATGGGAACTAAACTCACTTCTCTCTTCAAGGAGGGTGAAAAGTACCAGATTAACACAAAGTACAAGGAATTACCTATAAAGACGAACCTCAAACTCCTCTGGATAGATGAAAATATGAAACTCCTCGGCTTTTCAATAGGAGCCTGTGTCTTTAAAGGGGCTTTCACTCCGGGAACTGAAGTTTACATAAAGATAAACGGCAAGTATGCGTACGGAAAAGTGTTCTCCTGTAGTAATGAGCTGGTTATTGAGTTCAAAGAAATTAGGAAAGAACCCGAATTTATCAGAAGGAGAACCGTAAGGGTTGAACCTGATCCAGCAAACCCCGTTGTAGTTGAACTGAAAGTTGACAGTTACTCCATAAAGACAAAGGCAAAGGATATAAGCGAAACAGGTGTGGGAGTGATACTGGAAAAAGACAAGCCCGAAAGTGCGGAGGTAATAGACATAATCCAGAAGAACCCGAATTCCTGGTTTGACCTCTACGTTCACCTTCCCAAACACGGAACCGCACACGCAAAGGGAAGAGTCAGGAACCTGAGTATAGAGGAGGAAGGAATATACATAAGAATAGGTTTTGAAGCGGAGTACTCAAAGGAGGACAGGGAAAAGGTAAGAAGGTACGTATTTGAAAGACAGCAGGAGATAATAAAATCCCTGAAAATGTTATGA
- the ndk gene encoding nucleoside-diphosphate kinase, which produces MAVERTLIIVKPDAMEKGALGKILDRFIQEGFQIKALKMFRFTPEKAGEFYYVHRERPFFQELVEFMSSGPVVAAVLEGEDAIKRVREIIGPTDSEEARKVAPNSIRAQFGTDKGKNAIHASDSPESAQYEICFIFSGLEIV; this is translated from the coding sequence ATGGCCGTAGAGAGGACACTCATAATAGTGAAACCCGACGCTATGGAAAAGGGAGCTCTCGGCAAGATCCTGGACCGCTTCATTCAGGAGGGATTCCAGATAAAAGCTTTAAAGATGTTCAGGTTTACCCCCGAAAAGGCGGGAGAATTTTACTACGTCCACAGGGAAAGACCCTTCTTCCAGGAACTCGTTGAGTTCATGTCTTCTGGTCCCGTGGTTGCAGCTGTACTGGAAGGTGAAGACGCAATAAAGAGAGTAAGGGAAATAATAGGTCCTACGGACAGCGAAGAGGCGAGAAAGGTAGCTCCCAACTCCATAAGGGCTCAGTTCGGCACGGACAAGGGTAAAAACGCCATACACGCCTCAGACTCACCCGAGAGTGCACAGTACGAGATCTGTTTCATATTCTCCGGTCTTGAGATAGTATGA
- a CDS encoding YqiA/YcfP family alpha/beta fold hydrolase, with translation MYFYDINNEKRLWLHLHGLATNVLGRKIEFLRNYFKEKKLYSFFANDMDYEKHTTTNTLDFLEVLVRGFSQKFEEITLCGSSHGGYIAMNYVRKRPLFNVKRLVLLAPSYNTLSLIIKELGEDKVKPWLEGKEELTILEEDREVTFIKDWAKDIIQNDYEIIKDGRVDFPEEPPVEIVIMHGIRDDIVPIHYSETFAKSVKVKKFLKVDDDHQLNESLQKYIEELL, from the coding sequence ATGTACTTTTACGATATCAACAACGAGAAGAGACTCTGGCTTCACCTTCACGGACTTGCGACAAACGTCCTCGGAAGGAAGATAGAGTTTTTGAGGAATTACTTTAAGGAAAAGAAGCTTTATTCGTTTTTTGCGAATGATATGGACTACGAAAAGCACACAACTACAAACACCTTGGATTTTTTGGAAGTTCTCGTCAGAGGATTTTCCCAGAAGTTTGAAGAAATTACCCTTTGCGGGAGTTCCCACGGCGGTTACATAGCGATGAACTATGTAAGGAAAAGGCCTCTCTTTAATGTAAAGAGACTCGTCTTACTCGCACCCTCATACAACACACTATCCCTGATAATTAAAGAGCTCGGAGAAGATAAGGTAAAGCCATGGCTTGAGGGAAAGGAAGAACTCACCATACTTGAAGAGGACAGGGAAGTGACCTTTATAAAGGATTGGGCAAAGGACATAATACAGAACGACTACGAGATTATAAAAGACGGAAGGGTGGATTTCCCCGAAGAGCCTCCCGTGGAAATAGTGATAATGCACGGGATAAGGGACGATATAGTGCCAATCCATTATTCCGAGACCTTTGCAAAGAGCGTAAAGGTGAAAAAATTCCTCAAAGTGGACGACGACCACCAGCTAAACGAAAGTCTGCAGAAGTATATAGAAGAACTCCTTTAG
- the rsmG gene encoding 16S rRNA (guanine(527)-N(7))-methyltransferase RsmG, translating into MIRELFEKEGFTLDEEQERKFSIYLQELLRWNKVHNLTSIKKPEEIVRRHFIDSVSVVRCFERIGLDLRGKHFADVGSGAGFPGVPLKIYLKDIKLTLIESVSKKCSFLEYLKIKLNEDYRVLCTRAEKVEEKFDVVLARALGEFEEVKEILEKLSIGYVFVYKGSKLKEEWLKDYKLCELSLSFMPKSYILWKKV; encoded by the coding sequence ATGATAAGGGAACTGTTTGAAAAGGAAGGATTTACTCTGGACGAAGAACAGGAAAGAAAGTTCTCAATTTACCTGCAAGAACTCCTGAGGTGGAACAAAGTTCACAACTTAACATCTATAAAAAAACCCGAAGAAATCGTGAGGAGGCACTTTATAGACAGCGTGAGCGTCGTGAGGTGCTTTGAAAGAATAGGACTTGACTTGAGGGGAAAGCACTTTGCGGACGTAGGGAGCGGAGCGGGATTTCCCGGCGTTCCTCTAAAGATTTACCTCAAAGACATAAAACTCACCCTAATAGAGTCTGTTTCCAAGAAGTGTTCTTTTCTGGAGTACCTGAAGATTAAACTAAATGAAGATTACAGGGTTCTCTGCACTAGGGCGGAAAAGGTTGAAGAAAAGTTTGACGTGGTACTCGCAAGGGCACTGGGAGAGTTTGAAGAGGTAAAAGAAATTTTAGAAAAATTGAGCATAGGGTACGTATTCGTGTACAAGGGAAGCAAGTTGAAAGAGGAGTGGCTAAAGGATTACAAACTTTGTGAATTGTCACTGAGTTTTATGCCAAAATCCTATATACTGTGGAAGAAGGTATAA
- a CDS encoding YebC/PmpR family DNA-binding transcriptional regulator yields the protein MAGHSHWAQIKHKKAKVDAQRGKLFSKLIREIIVATRLGGPNPEFNPRLRTAIEQAKKANMPWENIERAIKKGAGELEGEQFEEVIYEGYAPGGVAVMVLATTDNRNRTTSEVRHVFTKHGGNLGASGCVSYLFERKGYIEVPAKEVSEEELLEKAIEVGAEDVQPGEEVHIIYTVPEELYEVKENLEKLGVPIEKAQITWKPISTVQINDEETAQKVIKLLNALEELDDVQQVIANFEIPEEILQKVG from the coding sequence ATGGCAGGACACAGCCACTGGGCGCAGATTAAGCACAAGAAGGCAAAGGTAGACGCACAAAGAGGTAAACTCTTCAGCAAGTTAATAAGAGAAATTATAGTAGCTACGAGACTCGGAGGACCAAATCCCGAGTTCAACCCGAGACTAAGGACCGCAATAGAGCAGGCTAAAAAGGCTAATATGCCCTGGGAAAACATAGAAAGGGCTATAAAGAAAGGAGCCGGTGAACTTGAAGGAGAGCAGTTTGAAGAGGTTATATACGAGGGATACGCCCCGGGCGGAGTTGCGGTAATGGTTCTCGCAACCACGGACAACAGGAACAGGACCACCTCGGAAGTGAGACACGTATTTACGAAGCACGGAGGAAACTTGGGAGCTTCGGGATGCGTTTCTTACCTTTTTGAAAGAAAGGGATACATAGAAGTTCCCGCAAAAGAAGTATCCGAGGAAGAACTCCTTGAAAAGGCGATAGAGGTCGGTGCGGAAGATGTCCAGCCAGGCGAAGAGGTACACATAATATACACCGTTCCCGAAGAACTCTACGAAGTGAAGGAAAATCTCGAAAAACTCGGCGTTCCTATTGAAAAGGCTCAGATTACGTGGAAGCCCATATCAACAGTTCAAATAAACGACGAGGAAACCGCCCAAAAGGTAATTAAACTCTTAAACGCTCTTGAAGAACTTGACGACGTCCAGCAAGTAATAGCCAATTTTGAAATACCCGAAGAAATACTTCAGAAGGTTGGCTAA
- a CDS encoding ABC transporter permease yields MSLYLKVVLRYLFHAKGSSLFMTFMSFFGIFLSVNAIILTLGVFSGFQDELKNKILSKTPHLVITLYSDYERERIKEVLEKEKEVEYFLSFVVYNAFLSSGEVIQSVSVKAIDYKDGEFQKFIKRFLTEGGTKGLILGKGIAEVFGLLVGDEVSLISPFGIRTPTGVIPKVKKFRVGGIFYTGSYDKDYAVVYMNLKDAKEFFKRDYGVNFTEVYIKDPYRADIVKEKVKKELGERVVVRSWIDLNKPLFNALELEKLGLFFILLLMVVVASFNITSLLFVKVKEKVRDIAVFKTFGMKKRQVLMIFLSLGLFIGTVGAISGVISAYVLAYFINEYKLIRVSEEVYMMSYIPAHIKLKDVLATLLGALLLSFISSLIPALRASKEKVIEVLRKE; encoded by the coding sequence ATGAGCCTTTACCTGAAAGTAGTCTTAAGGTACCTATTTCACGCAAAGGGAAGTTCCCTTTTTATGACCTTCATGTCTTTCTTCGGTATTTTCCTGAGCGTAAACGCCATAATCCTTACCTTAGGTGTATTTTCCGGATTTCAGGACGAACTCAAGAATAAAATCCTTTCAAAAACTCCACACCTCGTGATAACACTCTATTCCGATTACGAAAGGGAAAGAATAAAGGAAGTCTTAGAAAAGGAAAAAGAAGTTGAGTACTTCTTGAGTTTCGTGGTTTACAACGCTTTCCTTTCAAGTGGCGAAGTTATCCAAAGCGTGAGCGTAAAGGCTATAGATTACAAAGACGGGGAATTTCAGAAATTCATAAAGAGATTTTTAACGGAAGGAGGTACGAAAGGTCTCATACTCGGAAAAGGGATTGCAGAGGTTTTCGGACTTTTGGTAGGCGATGAGGTAAGCCTCATATCCCCTTTCGGTATCAGGACACCTACGGGAGTAATACCGAAGGTAAAGAAGTTCAGAGTTGGAGGGATTTTTTACACGGGTTCCTACGATAAGGACTACGCGGTAGTTTACATGAACCTGAAAGACGCCAAAGAGTTCTTCAAAAGGGATTACGGAGTTAACTTTACGGAAGTTTACATAAAAGACCCCTACAGAGCGGATATCGTAAAAGAAAAGGTGAAAAAAGAACTCGGTGAGCGCGTAGTCGTCCGCTCTTGGATAGACCTGAACAAACCCCTCTTCAATGCCCTTGAACTTGAAAAGCTCGGACTTTTCTTTATCCTCCTCCTGATGGTTGTAGTTGCCTCTTTTAACATAACGAGTCTCCTCTTCGTAAAGGTAAAGGAAAAAGTAAGGGATATCGCGGTATTTAAAACCTTCGGAATGAAAAAGAGACAGGTTTTAATGATATTCCTCTCCTTAGGGCTCTTTATCGGCACGGTGGGAGCAATTTCGGGCGTAATCAGTGCCTACGTACTCGCCTACTTCATAAACGAGTACAAACTCATAAGAGTGTCTGAAGAGGTCTACATGATGAGTTACATCCCCGCTCACATAAAGTTGAAGGACGTCCTTGCTACGCTCCTCGGAGCACTCTTGCTTTCTTTTATATCCTCACTCATTCCGGCTCTCAGGGCTTCCAAGGAGAAGGTTATAGAAGTTTTGAGAAAAGAGTAA